In the genome of Drosophila kikkawai strain 14028-0561.14 chromosome 2R, DkikHiC1v2, whole genome shotgun sequence, the window ATGGGTACGTTCACCTTTCCCGTCACATTTTTTGCCTTCAGGAGCTCTGTCAACACAGAGGAGGTGCTCCGTTTAACAGGCATTGCAAAGGAGGAACGGAAGACAATGCTGGGCAATGAAAAGCAATGTGAAGtcgttttaaaaaaattctaccACTCGTTCTACATGTTCCCCGATCGGCAGTCTACCGCCTTTTTTAAGGACGACATATCCTTGCCGTTTAAACAGCAGCTCCTCAAGCATGGCGAGCCCTATGATGAATTGGCCAAGAATTCTGTTGAGAAACATGCCACAGGGAATAAGAGGTAAGCAAACAAAATGTTCGATTTCCCTCGAATGcatcttaaaaatgtttcttcTCAGAAAATCCGTCGTCAGCTATAAGGTGTTTGCGAAATACTTGGAGAATATGCACGACATAGTGTGGCAGCTTAAGATGCACGAAAAGCGGTACATACCCTTGGACTTTGATAAATGCACCTATGCCTTGTATCTTGAATTCTATCTCAAGCCGGAGATCCGCGAAAGTTACACGTTCAAGTGGCGACCGTGTAACCTGACCACGCATAAGCACCTGCTAAGCATCCCCAATAAGGAGTATGCCCAGGAGCTGAGGAGAACTTTACCTGTGCAAATGCCTGACTTTCCGAAAGAGGAAGAATCTACCGACGTAGCAGACGCCGATACACCTGTGCAGGCGAGAGATGAGTCAATATCTGCAGTAGATGTTCTAAGAAAGTCGCTCAAAAAGCCAAGTAGGATGCCTGAGCCTGAATTGAAGGTCAAAGACGAGGTGATAGAGTTAAGTGACGACTCAGAAGCAGCAACACCACCCGTTCTACAACAGATGAAGACCTTAGACCAAGCTGTGAAGGAGGTTTCATCACCAAAAAAAgggtaatttatttttgaatcaTTTTAAGTATAAAAAAGTTAGTTAACAATGACCTGTAAACTTTAAGCCAACCATCAGCAGCAGATGTTCTGAGGAAGTTaaccgaaaaaaataataatagcttAGAAACACCAACAAGGATAAACCAGTCAGAATTGGAGGTCGAAGATGAGGTCGTAGATATTGATGTCCATTCACAAGCAGCATATACTATGGAAAAAACACCCGTTCTACAAGGTGTGAAGAACGTTTCCCCACCAAAAAAAgggtaatttatttttgaatcattttaagtataaaaaagtttgttaaCAATGACCTGTAAACTTTAAGCCAACCATCAGCAGCAGATGTTCTGAGGAAGTTaaccgaaaaaaataataatagcttAGAAACACCAACAAGGATAAACCAGTCAGAATTGGAGGTCGAAGATGAGGTCGTAGATATTGATGTCCATTCACAAGCAGCATATACTATGGAAAAAACACCCGTTCTACGAGGTGTGAAGAACGTTTCCCCACCAAAAAAAgggtaatttatttttgaatcattttaagtataaaaaagtttgttaaCAATGACCTGTAAACTTTAAGCCAACCATCAGCAGCAGATGTTCTGAGAAAGTTAAccgaagaaaataataatagcttAGAAACACCAACAAGGATGCACCAGGCAGAATTGGAGGTCGAAGATGAGGTCGTAGATATTGATGTCCACTCACAAGCAGCATATACTATGGAAAAAACACCCGTTCTACGAGGTGTGAAGAACGTTTCCCCACCAAAAAAAGGGTAATTTacttttgaataattttaagtataaaaaagtttgttaaCAATGACCTGTAAACTTTAAGCCAACCATCAGCAACAGATGTTCTGAGGAAGTTaaccgaaaaaaataataatagcttAGAAACACCAACAAGGATGCACCAGGCAGAATTGGAGGTCGAAGACGAGATTATAGTTGATGATATGCAAAACACACCCATCCTTCACACAGATGTGGAAGTTAATATTGGAAGGTAAGATCCAAAGTGCCCAGAAAGTCTAAATTAACTTTAACTAATCCTTGTGTCTTTCAGCCACGGTCGGTTCATGTTTCCCGTGTCCTTTGAAACCTTCCGAGGGTGCATCAACTATGATGAGATTATTCGACCAATACTCAAGCTGAAAATTAAGGATAAATCCCAGCTAGCGAACTTAATTCTTCATCCCCGGAATCCAATCTGCGAAAAGATCTTCCGTCGCTATTATCGttccttttatattttccccGATTATCGGCTGAAGTTTGAATATCGATTTTCCTGCCCAGATAAGCGGGTCTTGAAAAAACTCACTGAATATGCCAAACCGCTCAATGAGAGTGCCCAAAAGACCATGAACCAGGACAAAACTATGGATCAAGAGGTGACAAATGTGGCTCCTGCTGAACAAAGAAAGCACAACCCAGCCGAAGAGCCCGAGACTGCCACAGTTTCAGCTCAGAAAGACAATCGGGAAGTTGAAAGCATTAAGGACAAAGAAATAAGcgaaaaagctaaaaaattgTCCAAGCTCCCTGTGCCCTTTAGCGTTTTCAAGCGCTATCTAAGAAACATTGACGAAATTACTCAGCAAATGAAGCTGTGCGACGAGTACAAGGAGAAATCTGATACGGAGTGCGCCGAAGAATACTACAAGGAATTTTATACGTCGCCAGAAATGCGTAACAAGTTTGAATATAAACTAAGGCCATGTCCCGCCAAGATGCGTGATACGCTCCTTGCTTATGCACAGCAACCAAAGCCGGAACATTCTTCTTCGCAGGGGTCAGATTGCGTTTGCTTGGATGATGTTCCGCAAACATCAACTAAAGAAGATACTCCCTCGGAGGAATTAAAAAATGATCCGGTAAAGAAGAGCAAGGCAAAGGAATCCCACGAAAATCATGTCTCATTTACACTTTTTAAACGTTATTTGAGCAATCTCCCAGAAATAGTCCAGCAAATGCTCCTTTGCGATGACCAAAGAGGGAAATCAGAGAAAGAATGTGCCCGGGATTACTATAACGCATTTTATACTTCGCAAGAAATGCGGGATAGGTATCCATACAAACTAAAGCCATGTcctggccaaatgaaaaacaagTTGCTCAGTTTTCCGAAAAAAGCCCATCAAATAGAGGAGGTTTCACCCGAAAAACAATCTGAACCATGTGCTTCCATTTGTAGTAGTTCCGACAAATTCGCAGATAACATTATTGTAACTGAAACGAATGAAGTGGAAGTGGATTCAGGGGAAATTCCAGTTGAAACACCCAATAATTTCCAACAAACAGAAGCGATCCTCAAACAGAAATCCaggtataattattatatttgtattattaattaaaaaactaataaatccTGTTtcatttttagaaaaacatCGTCAAATGCTCGCAGACAAAAGACCTTCCCAAAGTGAGTGCagaaatttctttatttttaatgaaaaaactaACATTTAACATTGCAGTGGCGCTTCCTTTGAATTCCCCGTGTCCATTGATACCTTCAAGCGGCACATCAACTGCGATGAGATTATCAAATCGTTGCGAGTGGCGTATGGCCAAAATGAGACTGACCAGAGAGACCGAGACAAAGAGTTATTTCATCAATTCTATTGCTCTTTTTACGTTCAAAAGGAGGTTCGCCAACGCCATtcgtataaatttcaaaatacaGATGAAGAGCTACTTGAGAAATTGGAAGAATATGCTGTGCCTCTGAACGATATGGCGAGGCAAACAATCTCGTCCGTTGAAGCGCAGGGCAAAGAAAACGAGAAGTCAGGAATGGCGCCACCTGCTCCGAAGGATGAAACTCTGATTACCATCTCGGGCATCGCGTACCGTTTTCCAGTGTCCTTTAAAACATTTCAGAAGTACATTAACTATGAAGATCTCAAGGTTGGTCTAGCCAATGGTCTAGCTAAGAAGAAAAAGAGCCCAGAGCAAGTGGCGGAGATTCTGGGGGACGAAGGCAGTTGCCTGCGCCTATTACGGCGCTATTATCTCTCATTTTACACCTTAGCGAATATTAGGAATAAGCTGGAATATAACTTCAATGCTGCGCCACTGGAACTTTCCGATAAATTACTCGAGTGGGCAAAGCCCATTAACGAGACCACTGTGCCAACAGGGTCTGTGCCTCAGACCAAACAAGGAGTTCCTAGTGCTCATTCTACTCCGAATCTAGATGCCATCAGGGAAGCGGAACTAGTAaagtaagtaaaatatttttttttattggattAGAGGATCTGAGAACTAAaatcgttttctttttttttttgttatgtatagcaagataaaaaacaatattgtCACTTACAGGCCTCACGATTTACGCAAATATATATCTTCCCGTGTCGCGTCACCAACGAAACAAGCTGCTCTGGAACGAGATATTGTTGGTTCTATCCAAATGGAAATACCAGAATTAGTTGAACAACAACCAACTAGCGACAAGAATATAGAAGCCAAGACAACTAGCGAGAAGAATATTGGAGGCAAGACAACCAGCGGGAAGAATATAGAAGCTAAGACAACTAGCGAGAAGAATATTGGAGCCAAGACAACCAGCGGGAAGAATATAGAAGGCAAAACAACTAGCGAGAAAGAAAAAGCAACTAGCGAGAAGAATATGGAAGCGAAGAAATCTAGCGAGAAGAATATAGAAGGCAAGAAAACTAGCGAGAAGAATATTGGAGTCAAGGCAACTAGCGAGAAGAATATTGGAGTCAAGACAACTAGCGAGAAGAATATTGGAGCCAAGACTGCTAGCGAGAAGAacataaaagaaaagacaattAGCGAGAAAAATATAGAAGCCAAGACTACTAGCGAGAAGAATATCGAAGCCAAAACAACCAGCGGAAAGAATATAGAAGGCAAAACAACAAGCGAGAAGACCATAAAAGAAAAAGCAACTACCGAGAAGAATATAGAAGCGAAGACAACTAGCGAGAAGAATATTGGAGCCAAGACTGCTAGCGAGAAGACCATAATAGAAAAAGCAATTAGCGAGAAGAATATAGAAGCCAATTCTACAAAGAAATCAGAGAGTTCATCAGAGATTACGAGACCcgtcagcagcaacaacaaaaaagtgacAAAGCAACCCGAAGAAAACCAGAAtaaagaaaatgcaaaaagcCAGGATGGAACAGGAACCAGCGATTCTACAGCAGCAAAAACCCAAAGTATGTTGGAGGAAGCaaagaaacaattttttgccGAAAGCAGTAAGGTAAGAAACACACCAttgagaaaataataaaaacctcTTAACCACTATCTAACCCCAAATAGGATCACAAAATGGCTTACTTGATCTGCACGAGCCAAGGTCTGAAGAGGTCGATTTGGCGGATATTGTACCAACTAACCTTGGAGGAATTCAAGACCTACACAAGCATTCACAACGGCGAGGACTTTTACAGGAAAGATGAGGACCTACATCCATACTACGAGCATGTGGTAGACAAGGGAAACTGGCCCTTAAATCTGTACGTTAGGCTGCCCCTTCTGAGGCAGCTACTCCACAGCAAGGGCGTGCATCTAGGCAGGCTGGACCTTGGCCAGCTGTCGCCAAAGATGATCCACTGGGTAGAGGCTGAGCACACCGATTTCGATAAGATCGTTGAAATGCAGTTCAAAGAACGAACGGGCGAGGAAATCGATAGTGTCGAGCAGTGGTTTCAGGAGCGTGAAGATTTCTATGAAGCCTGCTGGCTCCGCGATCACTGGATTTACAAAGTGCCTCAAATAACGAACGATGATCTGCAGGACGAGAGTTATGTTAGGGACCTTCCCTTGCCCGATTTCAATGGAATTGTAATAAGTGAGTGTATATACCATTGCAgggatattataattttaggtttgcaacgcagtgaagtgAATTCTTGATCGGCattaacagccgagtcgatctattcatgtccgtctgtccgtttctacgcaaactagtcccccagatttgaagctatctgaataatATGCAAAGTCTTGTGactactctcactgctatatttatattctgttctctgtttttcaacatattttcatctttGACCAGAATGGAtagattcttaatgatccaattgcaaactgcaaggttttacaaacttcggcgtgccaaagttagctttctttcttgttagtGTTACATTATAAGACTTTCAGCTTGTAATTAATCATATTCTCTTGACAGAATCCCTCGCTACTGCAAAAAGCGGAGATGAAAGTAGCCAGACTGAGATTTTATCCATATCCTCAAGCCCTGACATGGTGCCAGGTGAGCCTTTTACTTGGAATTATGTTATTCCCAAGACCAACCATAGCTCTGTTTACCTTCACAGATAGTCAGAGCTGTCCTCCTACTCAGCTCAGCAACAGCTCGAACCTTGTGGACATTTCCAGCATTGACATACAGTCTCAAGTGTCGCAAACTTCACCCGCCTTAAGTGAGTTTTtgtgttaaattttaaaatctttatctTCTAAATATTGTATTCTCTTGACAGAATCACTCGCTACTGCAAAAAGCGGAGATGGAAGTAGCCAAGCTGAGATTTTATCCATGTCCTCAAGCACAGACATGGTGCCAGGTGAGTCTTTTACTTGGAATTACGTTATTCCCAAGACCAACCATAGCTTTTCTTACCTTCACAGATAGTCAGAGCTGTCCTTCTACTCAGCTCAGCAACACCTCGAACTTTGTGGACATTGGCAGCGTGGATATGCAATCCCAAGTGCCCGACACTCCACTCGATCCGTTGGCTTCGCAAACTGAGACGTTGGCTTCGCAAACTGAGACGTTGGCTTCGCAAACTGAGACGTTGGCTTCGCAAACTGAGACGTTGGCTTCGCAAACTGAGACGTTGGCTTCGCAAACTGAGACATTGGCTTCTGTTAAGCAGGAACCTATAAATTTCCTCAACAACATGCGTGGCATCTGCGACACGAATGGCTGCGAATGGGAGAACATTGGGTTGGAGGAGCAAATCATAAACCTAGATTCCAGTCAAGAGGAAGGTTCTAGCTTGTCCTGTTTTGCCATTCCAAAGCCTTCAGAAACGATATCGTCATTCCAGTCGTTGGACTCTCTACTCACGGCCACGATGTTTGAGGACGAAAACTCTATTGAGGAAGAGGAATCTCAGCCAAAGACAAGCAATAACATTCAGAACTTGCCAGAGCAGCCTGTAGAGCCAGCTGTAAAGCCTGAACCTAGTTCAACAGTCGCTGAGACCAATGTGATTCAGCCGCAGGTGCAACCCGCAGATAACCGCAAAAAGAAGCTGCCGGCCAGCAATGAGGTGCCCAGTAAGCGAGTCCGCTTGATGAACGACAAGGTGCCGCAGCTGAGACACGAGTTTCGGCCGTTGCCCCTGAATGCCTGCGTTCGTATTGAGACCGAAATCGTGGGGACAAATGAAACAACTCCTACGGAACAACCTCATATTAACCCAACCCCGCAGCCAGAGGTAGTACCCAACACGATTACTCCATCGCAGGAATTTGCCCAGGACAACACACTATTGGCGTCTTCACAGCTGGCGCCCCTCCTAGATACGGTACCGCCTGGCGTTACCGTTCGAAAGGTAAACCAAAAAGACCAAGTTGGTAAGAATTTAAGCAAGGTTCAGAAGCCTACACTCCGGCAGACAGCTATATTCCGTAAGCTggagcgtttttattttttcgcctCCTTGACGGTCCAACAAATAATCCAGTACAGAATCGAGGGGCACCTTCAAGGGGCGACTTATCAGAGTGCCATGCTCAAGATCGACGGGAAGTGCTCCCTAGTGCGGGGTCCCCTTCTAAAAATACTCTTTCCCCACCTTTCACCCCAGCTGCGTTCCGATTTGCAGCAAGTGCTGGCCGACATGCCGGAGTTCGTCTACAGCTGTCGCTGGCGCCGGGTGCAGAAGGATCCCACCGAAGATCTCCGAAAAAGGGTCCTATTCACGTTCATGGACATGGCTCCAGAGTTTGGGCAATTTCGCTTACTGTTTGATACGGATTCGAGAGAGTGGGCAACCTGCAGCGAAATCGGCAGGTGGCATGCCGCGGAGAGGGCTGAGACGCGTCCAACTGACTTTGAGAAGGTCATCAGCCCAGGCATCCTAGAGAAAATGAGGGAATATAAAGCTCTAATGTCTTAAACTTATTtagaaatggaaaaaaaaataaatatatataattagcTAAAAGTTTCCATGTATTTTTCTATCTTTTCAGAAACCCAATTATAGAAGTTAAGCAAGCTTATGGTATAAGGAGCCAAAAggatatatgttatatatgtacatatagaaGTACAAAAAGTTCTGTTTTGTTCTCTTTTAaattggaaatggaaatgatatctattttattatcagttaataaatgttttatgCGATACATCGACTTGAGTTTTTAGAATTGATTTAATCGAAAAAGTTAAGGACAAAGTTCAAAATTTTCAATgtgttgtaattaattataattcttGCTCTTTTATGAATCCAAAATTGTCCGAATTTGACATTTCGGACTCCATTAGCTGACCGAATACAATAATCAATGCCAATTTATTGTATAATTTCATcatagaaacaaaaatatatcatttttgATTATAATTTGTGGTTTTTGGGAATTccgaattttttaaatttaaatacaaatatcgaTAGATAAATTCTATTATCGACTTTCTGTCATCGATTAATTGCCAATAAGTCCCTAAAAGTTACCAAACGCGCTTTTTCGCTTTTGtaaacaatttggaaagccGGCTGAGGACATGGATCGCTTGGCCAGGATCTTCTCGCAGCAGGACGAACTGATAACTCTGGACAGTGGGTTTAAGGATGAGTACGAAACATTCAAGTCCCTGCATGCCTTGCCGGCAGAAAAGCGCCAGAGTCTCGAGCAGCTGACACTGAAGTTATTGACGGACTTGGAGCTGCCGCATGACAGGGATTCATGCGCGTTGAGATCGCGGACCCTGCGCGAGGAGGGTAACCTCGTATTCAGGGACGATACCAAGGAAGCGGAACAAATACTAAAAGCCTGCCGACTCTACACGGGCGCCGTTTTTGAGGCGGAGGACGCTTCTGAGGAACTGGCTCTTGCCTTTGCCAACCGAGGCATGGCTTTGCAGGAGTACGGGTATTACCGTGAGGCCTACGACGATTGCGCCAATGCGCTGGACTGCGGGTATCCGGAAAAGCTGCAGCACAAGGTAATCATGCGCCAGGCGTTTTGTGCCTGGAAGTTGGAAAATATTGAGGCATTCGAGGAGCACTTGGCGTGTCTGGAGAAGCTGCAGCTGAATGAGGGCTATGAACGACAGGTAAAGCATCTCAAAGAGAAGCTGGAGCTACTGAAAAGCCACAAGAAGCAGACAGTAATTAATGAGACAGAGGCTGGCACAGTTTTGGAGGAAATGTAAGCCCACCTAAGCACgcacatacatttattttagtaATCTTTAAACCCTTATATGGCAGCCTTACAGATCCTGGAGAGCGTGGTCGCTATATGGTGGCCAAGGAAGCTATACCCCAGGGCAAAGTGATCTTCTCCGAGCGAGCCTCCTGTTTTGTTCCCCTGGAGCAACGACTGATTTGCCATCAGTGTGCCGCCACCTTGATGAGTGCCCCTATACCCTGTTCGCAGTGTCACCAGCGAGTGGTGTACTGCTCCAGAAAGTGCAGGGAGAAGCATTTGGCCATCCACAGGTACGAGTGCGCCGCTTACCGCCGGGATTTGCTCAAGCTTTTGGGCGTTTCTCACTTGGCATTGCGTCTGGTCCTGACCTATGTGCCTCTGATGCTGCCGCATCTTGCGGGTTGTACCAGCTCCCAAGCGATTTGGAGTAGTATCACTGAATTGTCAGCAAACCAGGAGCAGGAAACTGTTCCTGAATACGTGCAAAGCCTAAGCATGGCCAGCCATCTGAAGCAGGCCTCGCAGGCGGAGTTGGTCTACCATATGCTCTGCGCCAACCTTCTTCAGACGTATCTTAAGGAGCACACAGACTTCTTCAAACAATTCAACGCCTCATCAGCCTCCATTGAAGATTGGCAAGTGGTTATATCAGCCTTGATCCTACGCTCCGCCGGACAATTACTAGCCAATGGTCATGTGAGCAGCTCCCTGCTGCCAGTTGGTCTACAAACCAATGAATTTGCTCTGCTGCAGTCGGACATGTGGGAGAGTCCGCTTCATTTGAGGCTGGGGCAGCTGCACAATCTGGCCCGTTCGGAGCTAATTACGGCCATCAATCTGCCGTATTTGAGCTTGTGCAACCATGGCTGTGCTCCTTCTATTTCCacgaagttcgacggctgctCGGTAGTTAATTATTCTTTGGGCGACTTGGCGAGGGGCGAGGAGATCTTCAATTGTTATACACGGGATTATAGGAACAGCTTGAAGCAGCAGCGCTTGCAGGCATTGGAGGAGGTCTACAAATTCCAGTGTAGCTGTGACAAGTGCAAGCGCCCTGATCCCGATCAGGATTACGTAAGCAACTAAGCTTTGGAATATTAAGAATTCCTTGAAATTTAAACTCTTAACTTTTTTATAAGCTCGCCTTCCATCGGTATCGCTGTGAGAAGCCCAACTGCCGGCAGATTTTTACACCAGATGTAGATGGACTTCCACAGAATAGTCTCAACTGGTGGCTGCATTCCCAGGTAGAGAATTCCATTGTTTGCACAGTCTGCCAAGAGCGGCAGCTTTTCCCCTGGTATAACGACTTCCTGGACCTCGTTGAGAGCTGTGTTGATTATAGCAAGAGACAGCTGCTCTTCCAGGCGTACGATGATCTGGACAAATGGCTAATGGAGCATCACAGTCTGAAGAGGAATCTGGCCGGAGAACTAATCATGTCCTGCTTTGTGGAGATAGATGGTAGGATAAtccatcaatcaatcaattattACGAAAATCTAAGATTATATTTCCTTGTAGTAGGTTGTATTCTGGAGGATTGGGAGTACGAGAACCTGGCCAAGGTTATCCGCCATCAACTGAAGGGCACTGCGGCCCAGTGCGGCGCCAACTCCCTGGAGTACCTCACAGAGATGACCTATCTTTGGGATTTAATTGCCTTGAAAAAATGCGAGAGCAACGAAATGGAATTGTTAGAGCTGAAAGGTAAGCTGGAGTATCTGGCCAGCGAATATCGCGAGGTGTTTCTGAACTATTACAACGATTTTATTGAGCAACAATGTAAATAACGATGATATACACGCTATAAATTCACTAGTTTCGAGCTACAAGCAATTAACACTGGCACTTTTAACCTACAACTAATATCTGAGCTGAGCTGGGCTCTCCCTTCGTTTAGATGAAATGAGAGGCATATTCGTGGGGCATCACGCCC includes:
- the tea gene encoding protein telomere ends associated isoform X7, whose protein sequence is MSPPPKKPKMEDNRCSQKPVSFEQFKKIIENLPDICFNVQRDGVAGKGGKTLDECALWYYESFYKDPEVRKKYPYKLRACPMNIRTKLLSMPEPGPVGEPHQAAEGVLVKVARMGTFTFPVTFFAFRSSVNTEEVLRLTGIAKEERKTMLGNEKQCEVVLKKFYHSFYMFPDRQSTAFFKDDISLPFKQQLLKHGEPYDELAKNSVEKHATGNKRKSVVSYKVFAKYLENMHDIVWQLKMHEKRYIPLDFDKCTYALYLEFYLKPEIRESYTFKWRPCNLTTHKHLLSIPNKEYAQELRRTLPVQMPDFPKEEESTDVADADTPVQARDESISAVDVLRKSLKKPSRMPEPELKVKDEVIELSDDSEAATPPVLQQMKTLDQAVKEVSSPKKGQPSAADVLRKLTEKNNNSLETPTRINQSELEVEDEVVDIDVHSQAAYTMEKTPVLQGVKNVSPPKKGQPSAADVLRKLTEKNNNSLETPTRINQSELEVEDEVVDIDVHSQAAYTMEKTPVLRGVKNVSPPKKGQPSAADVLRKLTEENNNSLETPTRMHQAELEVEDEVVDIDVHSQAAYTMEKTPVLRGVKNVSPPKKGQPSATDVLRKLTEKNNNSLETPTRMHQAELEVEDEIIVDDMQNTPILHTDVEVNIGSHGRFMFPVSFETFRGCINYDEIIRPILKLKIKDKSQLANLILHPRNPICEKIFRRYYRSFYIFPDYRLKFEYRFSCPDKRVLKKLTEYAKPLNESAQKTMNQDKTMDQEVTNVAPAEQRKHNPAEEPETATVSAQKDNREVESIKDKEISEKAKKLSKLPVPFSVFKRYLRNIDEITQQMKLCDEYKEKSDTECAEEYYKEFYTSPEMRNKFEYKLRPCPAKMRDTLLAYAQQPKPEHSSSQGSDCVCLDDVPQTSTKEDTPSEELKNDPVKKSKAKESHENHVSFTLFKRYLSNLPEIVQQMLLCDDQRGKSEKECARDYYNAFYTSQEMRDRYPYKLKPCPGQMKNKLLSFPKKAHQIEEVSPEKQSEPCASICSSSDKFADNIIVTETNEVEVDSGEIPVETPNNFQQTEAILKQKSRKTSSNARRQKTFPNGASFEFPVSIDTFKRHINCDEIIKSLRVAYGQNETDQRDRDKELFHQFYCSFYVQKEVRQRHSYKFQNTDEELLEKLEEYAVPLNDMARQTISSVEAQGKENEKSGMAPPAPKDETLITISGIAYRFPVSFKTFQKYINYEDLKVGLANGLAKKKKSPEQVAEILGDEGSCLRLLRRYYLSFYTLANIRNKLEYNFNAAPLELSDKLLEWAKPINETTVPTGSVPQTKQGVPSAHSTPNLDAIREAELVNKIKNNIVTYRPHDLRKYISSRVASPTKQAALERDIVGSIQMEIPELVEQQPTSDKNIEAKTTSEKNIGGKTTSGKNIEAKTTSEKNIGAKTTSGKNIEGKTTSEKEKATSEKNMEAKKSSEKNIEGKKTSEKNIGVKATSEKNIGVKTTSEKNIGAKTASEKNIKEKTISEKNIEAKTTSEKNIEAKTTSGKNIEGKTTSEKTIKEKATTEKNIEAKTTSEKNIGAKTASEKTIIEKAISEKNIEANSTKKSESSSEITRPVSSNNKKVTKQPEENQNKENAKSQDGTGTSDSTAAKTQSMLEEAKKQFFAESSKDHKMAYLICTSQGLKRSIWRILYQLTLEEFKTYTSIHNGEDFYRKDEDLHPYYEHVVDKGNWPLNLYVRLPLLRQLLHSKGVHLGRLDLGQLSPKMIHWVEAEHTDFDKIVEMQFKERTGEEIDSVEQWFQEREDFYEACWLRDHWIYKVPQITNDDLQDESYVRDLPLPDFNGIVIKSLATAKSGDESSQTEILSISSSPDMVPDSQSCPPTQLSNSSNLVDISSIDIQSQVSQTSPALKSLATAKSGDGSSQAEILSMSSSTDMVPDSQSCPSTQLSNTSNFVDIGSVDMQSQVPDTPLDPLASQTETLASQTETLASQTETLASQTETLASQTETLASQTETLASVKQEPINFLNNMRGICDTNGCEWENIGLEEQIINLDSSQEEGSSLSCFAIPKPSETISSFQSLDSLLTATMFEDENSIEEEESQPKTSNNIQNLPEQPVEPAVKPEPSSTVAETNVIQPQVQPADNRKKKLPASNEVPSKRVRLMNDKVPQLRHEFRPLPLNACVRIETEIVGTNETTPTEQPHINPTPQPEVVPNTITPSQEFAQDNTLLASSQLAPLLDTVPPGVTVRKVNQKDQVETQL